ATTAAGACTTCAATTTGATCTGTCTCCAAATCCAAACTTAATGGAATCAACAAGTTTTGAATCTCAATGTTATTTTCTTGATACTGCCCTTTGAGTTTTTCAAACAAAACTCTTTCGTGAGCCGCATGCTGGTCTACTAAAACCATTTTTTGTTCATCTTGACAGACAATATAGGTCAAATTTATCTGTCCAACAACATGTAAGGATGCCCAACTAAACACGGTTGCTATTTGGTTTTCAAATTTTTCGATTTGAACCCATGGGGTATTTTTTTGTAAAGCGACCTCTGGCTGCTGGAAAGAGAAATCTTTTTGCTGGTATTGCTTTCGTTCAAACTCAAACTGAGGTAATTTATTTTGACTAACGATTTGATCAAAACCTTGATTTGATTTTTGATCAAAACGTGCACTTGAAACAGCTGGCTTCATTTCACGAAGGAGGTCATTTGAAGGACTTGCTTGCTCTTGTTTCCAAGGCGCTTTTTCAATTTCGTGCCTCAAACTTCGGTAAATCATTCGATAAATTAACTGTGAATTCAAAAATTTTATCTGGGATTTGGTAGGATGAATATTGACATCCACCTGCTCTGGCGGGACTTCCATTTTAAGAATGACTTGGGGATACTCTCCATGCATTAAAAGATTCTGATAAGACTCCAAAATCGCAGCGACCATCACTTTATCTTGGACCCATCGATTTTGCACAAACAACCAGATATTTTTAGTGTTTTTCTCGACTTGGTAAGGACTACTAAAAACGCATTGAATTCGATAGCCGCCATCTTTCATCTCAAAGAAAAAATTTTGCTTTGAGTTTAAGACAGATTGAGCTCTTTCAGAGAGCAAAGTGACCTTGGGATAAAAATAAATTAATTTTCTATTTTCATAAACTTTAAACTCAACACCTGGTTGCGACAAGGCCATTGCTTTTACAACTTGCTTAATAAGGCCCTGTTCATAGGATGAGGACTTCAAAAACCTAAGCCGGACAGGGACATTTTCAAACAAATTAGAAATTCGCAAATGAGTTCCTAGCGGACTTGATGTTTCTACCGTTGGCTGCCTTTTTCCAAATTGAGAACTGAGGCGGTAGGCCGTCTCTGAATCAGAGACCCGACTCACCATCTCAAAATCACTCACCGCAGATATAGAAGCAAGCGCTTCCCCCCTAAATCCATAGGAAGACAGGCACCAAATATCATCAAACTTCAATATTTTGCTCGTTGCATGACGTTCCAGAGCCAGACCTAGGTCACTCCCTGGAATACCAATTCCATTATCAATAATTTCAACATTTCGTCCCGAATTTTCAAAATGAACTTCTATCGCCGTGGCCCTGGCGTCTAAAGAATTCTCAATGAGTTCTTTGACCAAATGAGCGGGTCTTTCAACAACCTCTCCAGCAGCAATTTGATCAATTACATTTTTATCTAATACTTGAATCGACATCGAGTAATCCTTACCTTCTCTTTAAACTCAACGCAAGAGGTGTTTAAATGCGAGATGTTTATTGCGAGGTTTTCAAACACGAGCTTAAAATTCAAATAAGGCCGATAAATTATAGGCAAAATACCTTTGGGCTTCAATGTAATATTTGACATCAGACCTGATGGACATGTTATTGATTCTAAAAGCCAAACCTAAACGTAAAAGAACTCCCAAAGTCATGTCATCCATTGGATAATCTGTAGTATAGGAGTTCGTCGTATTCCTTAGAGAAGTGACAAAATGCGAGTACCTAAACATTGGACCAAATCCATAACTTATAAAATGAATCTTACTTTGCGGATAAATAGTATCAAAAGTAAAATCAGTATGAAGGATCCACCCGCTAGCTTTTTCTTTAGTGATTTCTTCATAATATTTTGGCGCACCAAAATAGAGTAAAATACTGGCATCTGTAGACATTTCCCCAGAAAATAAAGTGTTCATACCGACCACGCGATACCCTATCAGAGTTAAATTGGCAGTCCGATGCTGACTCATGGTATCCTCAGCATAATTCATTTGCTCGATGATAATTCCCCGGTATCGACTTGTATAAAAAGGTTTTCTTGGCTTTTCTTTAGATGCTTTCTTTTCGGCCGGTTTTTCTTTTAAATTTCTTCTTTGTACTTGTTTCTTTTCCTTTGATATCAATTGAATTTCTGAATCAGATACATACCCGCTCATTCCTGGTTTAACAGAAACGAAATAAAAAACATTTGCAAATTTTTTTGTCGAAATATTAAAAAGCTTGCCTCGAGGCAACTCTGCAATAACTGGCGCATTGAAATCAGGAGAAGAGTAAACATAGGGGTATTCACCGGTGACTTTGGCCATTTGGTTTTGTGCCAGAATTTTAAAGCTAAATAGTCCAATCAAGGCCAAAACAAATTTAGCGACAGTTAGGGGGCTTACAACCATTTAATTTGCCAAACCTTATAAAAGGCCTCCAGAACTATTTTCATAGACATTTTGCTTTTTCCAACTCGACGGTCTTCAAACACAATGGGAACTTCCTGAAATTTAAATCCATTTTTACAGGCTTTATATTTTAACTCAATTTGAAAACTATACCCATTTGAACTGACCCGATCTAAACCTATTTTTCTTAGTACACTCTGGTTCCAAGAGTTAAAGCCACCCGTCCAATCATTAATGGGAAACCCCAAGATCCATCGTGAATAAAGACTTCCTCCCTTTGAGATTATTTTCCTCAAAATCCCCCAATTCACAGTTTCTCCGCCGGGAACATAGCGGGAACCTATGCAAAAATCACATTCAGACCAAGCCTGTTGATGTTTTTTTAAATCTATGGGTCGATGGGAAAAATCAGCATCCATTTCTATAAGATATTCATAGTTTCTTTCTAGCCCCCATTTAAACCCAGAGATATACGCCCGACCCAAACCTTCCTTTTTTTCTCTTAACAATAAATTTACTTGATTTGGAAATTCTTTAGACAATTGTAAAACGATATCAGAAGTTCCATCCGGCGAACTATCATCTACAATTAAAATATGAAATCCTAAGTCCTGCTTTAGAATCTCTCTGATAATGGTTTCGATGTTTTCTTTTTCATTATAGGTAGGTATAATAACAAGTGAATTATTCATGCTTGAAATCTAGATTTTTTTTTTCTAGGTAGCAAGTTCTTTTAGGTTTTTCGCGTTGGCAAATTTAATGGGAAAAATAAATTTTTTATTTCATCTTTTTTGCGATCTGCCAATTTCGCTTTCACCTTCTCACAAGCTAAGGCTTTGTTTTTCATATACAAAACAGGATCAAAACCACACTTTTGGCAAATTAAAAAGAGACGCCAACGGGTTTGTAGACAAATTTCGCCAATAATAAGATTGACCGCAAAAATTAATAAAAAACTGGGACTCAGTTCTAAAGTTATAAAATAATTTATACAAATTGCAACAATCAGAGCTAAAAAAACATGTCCAAAAGAAAGATGTTTTCTATCAAAAAACATTTTTGGAGATTTACAAAATGCACAGTATCCATGAACCTTCATACTTTATATTTTAGTTACCTTTTCCAGAACTTTGTTCTTTTTTGTAAAACTCAGACCATATCTAGACTGACAACCTCTTGGACTAAGGCACAGATTCCATAATTCCTATTTCGACTGTCCTCTTCATGGTTTAAACTTGACTCATGCTAGGTTCATTAAATTTCACTTTTCTTTTTTCTATAGTTTTAATTTTAACGTTCCTTCCTCCCAAAGGAAACACTTCCGAAGATGATCCCTATGAAATTACTTATGACCAACTTATTGATAAGATTAGATCCAAGCAGAAGAACTACACTCAAAAAAGAGCTCTCACTGCCTGGGATCAAGTATCCATCTATCCCAGTTTTAGTTTTATTCAATCAATGATTCAGATTAATTCAAAAGAAAAACAAAATTATTTTCAAAACGGCATGCAGATTGGAATTGGCATGGAATTATTCTCAACATCCTGGTTTGCAGAAACAGCCTATCGTAATTTTGGAGTTACCAAATCAAATAGTTATGAATTAACACTCAGAGAGTTGGATTTCAAAGTTGGTTACAAAAACCTCATCACCAACTCCATGGACTTACGGGCCTCTGTTGGTGTCAGCACTAGGAATTTTCGTCTAACAAACGAAGAGATAGGTTTCCATGACGAAAGTAAGAACCCCGCTTTAATCTCGGCACTGGGAATCTTTTCAACTATCCAAGATGCACCTTTAATCTTAGGCATGGAAGCTAATTACCGTAGCCTTCTCGTTTCCAGTCCATCGGATAAAGGTTCCCTTGGACTTGATCTTATTTTTATGGGATATTTTTAAGAGAAAGATTAAATTTTAA
This genomic stretch from Deltaproteobacteria bacterium harbors:
- the mutL gene encoding DNA mismatch repair endonuclease MutL gives rise to the protein MSIQVLDKNVIDQIAAGEVVERPAHLVKELIENSLDARATAIEVHFENSGRNVEIIDNGIGIPGSDLGLALERHATSKILKFDDIWCLSSYGFRGEALASISAVSDFEMVSRVSDSETAYRLSSQFGKRQPTVETSSPLGTHLRISNLFENVPVRLRFLKSSSYEQGLIKQVVKAMALSQPGVEFKVYENRKLIYFYPKVTLLSERAQSVLNSKQNFFFEMKDGGYRIQCVFSSPYQVEKNTKNIWLFVQNRWVQDKVMVAAILESYQNLLMHGEYPQVILKMEVPPEQVDVNIHPTKSQIKFLNSQLIYRMIYRSLRHEIEKAPWKQEQASPSNDLLREMKPAVSSARFDQKSNQGFDQIVSQNKLPQFEFERKQYQQKDFSFQQPEVALQKNTPWVQIEKFENQIATVFSWASLHVVGQINLTYIVCQDEQKMVLVDQHAAHERVLFEKLKGQYQENNIEIQNLLIPLSLDLETDQIEVLIQHDKDLKKLGVYFELLGPGTIGIVALPALLKEGSAVELVRKFVEEVKDLGGSFVFEKKLNDLIASMSCHSAIRAGQALSRDEMQKLLIQMDEYPLSSFCPHGRPVNVEFPFKQIERDFGRIV
- a CDS encoding SH3 domain-containing protein, which gives rise to MVVSPLTVAKFVLALIGLFSFKILAQNQMAKVTGEYPYVYSSPDFNAPVIAELPRGKLFNISTKKFANVFYFVSVKPGMSGYVSDSEIQLISKEKKQVQRRNLKEKPAEKKASKEKPRKPFYTSRYRGIIIEQMNYAEDTMSQHRTANLTLIGYRVVGMNTLFSGEMSTDASILLYFGAPKYYEEITKEKASGWILHTDFTFDTIYPQSKIHFISYGFGPMFRYSHFVTSLRNTTNSYTTDYPMDDMTLGVLLRLGLAFRINNMSIRSDVKYYIEAQRYFAYNLSALFEF
- a CDS encoding polyprenol monophosphomannose synthase, which encodes MNNSLVIIPTYNEKENIETIIREILKQDLGFHILIVDDSSPDGTSDIVLQLSKEFPNQVNLLLREKKEGLGRAYISGFKWGLERNYEYLIEMDADFSHRPIDLKKHQQAWSECDFCIGSRYVPGGETVNWGILRKIISKGGSLYSRWILGFPINDWTGGFNSWNQSVLRKIGLDRVSSNGYSFQIELKYKACKNGFKFQEVPIVFEDRRVGKSKMSMKIVLEAFYKVWQIKWL